From one Caldichromatium japonicum genomic stretch:
- a CDS encoding phosphoglycolate phosphatase encodes MLFAPRMVLIDLDGTLVDSVPDLAECVDAMLARLGRPPHGEAKVRQWVGNGVERLVRRALVGQLEGEPQASEFERAYPIFLELYAANTCTHSKLYPGVREGLEFLKAAGYPLGCVTNKAERFTKPLLKQLGVYDYFGIVISGDTLPRQKPDPLPLLHAAQHFGVRPQDALMIGDSISDVQAARATGFAIICVSYGYNHGRDIHEAQPDAVIDSFSELPDLLAAPCRSTP; translated from the coding sequence ATGCTGTTTGCCCCGCGGATGGTCTTGATCGACCTCGATGGGACCTTGGTCGATAGTGTCCCCGACCTTGCCGAATGCGTCGATGCCATGCTGGCGCGGCTTGGGCGACCGCCGCACGGCGAGGCCAAGGTCCGCCAGTGGGTGGGAAACGGGGTCGAGCGTCTGGTGCGCCGCGCCCTCGTCGGTCAGCTCGAGGGCGAGCCCCAGGCATCCGAGTTTGAGCGCGCCTATCCGATCTTCCTGGAGCTCTATGCCGCAAACACCTGTACGCATTCCAAGCTTTATCCAGGCGTACGTGAGGGACTCGAGTTTCTCAAGGCGGCCGGCTATCCGCTCGGCTGTGTGACCAACAAAGCGGAGCGCTTCACCAAGCCGTTGCTGAAACAGCTCGGGGTCTATGACTATTTTGGGATCGTGATCAGCGGCGATACCCTCCCCCGCCAGAAGCCCGATCCCCTCCCCTTGCTCCATGCCGCCCAGCACTTTGGGGTAAGGCCGCAGGATGCACTGATGATCGGCGACTCGATTAGCGATGTGCAGGCCGCGCGCGCCACGGGCTTTGCGATCATCTGCGTGAGCTATGGCTATAACCATGGTCGCGACATCCACGAGGCGCAGCCGGATGCGGTGATCGACTCATTCAGCGAGCTGCCAGACCTCTTGGCCGCTCCCTGCCGGAGCACCCCATGA
- the trpE gene encoding anthranilate synthase component I — MTPQSFQALAAAGYNRIPLACEVLADLETPLSVYLKLARGPYSYLLESVQGGEKWGRYSIIGLPARTIIKIWGQRVVVEREGQAIEETETADPLAWIESFQARFQVAEVEGLPRFTGGLVGYFGYDTIRYIEPRLARWTKPDPIGTPDILLMVSDEVVVFDNLSGRLYLILHLDPTAGDTLEIGEARLQQLGARMHKSLPELPAVRPRAIDESHFVSGFTEAGFKGAVERIKNYILAGDCMQVVLSQRLSIPFAAPPLDLYRALRGMNPSPYMYFLDLANFQIVGSSPEILVRLEDGLITVRPIAGTRRRGHTEEEDRALESELLSDPKEIAEHLMLIDLGRNDIGRVAEIGSVQVTDRMIVERYSHVMHIVSNVVGQLKEGLSAIDVLRATFPAGTVSGAPKIRAMEIIDELEPVKRGIYSGAVGYLAWNGNMDTAIAIRTAVIRQGQLHIQAGAGIVADSIPELEWKETMNKGRAIFRAVAAAEMGVERYGCGLKRA, encoded by the coding sequence ATGACGCCCCAGAGTTTTCAGGCCCTGGCCGCTGCGGGTTACAACCGCATCCCCCTCGCTTGCGAGGTCCTGGCCGACCTCGAGACCCCGTTGAGCGTCTATCTCAAACTCGCCCGAGGCCCCTATTCCTATCTACTCGAATCGGTCCAGGGCGGGGAGAAATGGGGGCGCTATTCGATCATCGGTCTGCCGGCGCGTACGATCATCAAGATCTGGGGCCAGCGCGTGGTCGTGGAACGCGAGGGGCAGGCGATCGAGGAGACCGAGACTGCCGACCCGCTTGCCTGGATCGAGTCCTTCCAGGCCCGCTTCCAGGTCGCCGAGGTCGAGGGCCTGCCGCGCTTTACCGGTGGCTTGGTCGGCTATTTCGGCTATGACACCATCCGCTATATCGAGCCGCGCCTGGCCCGCTGGACCAAGCCGGACCCCATCGGCACGCCGGACATCCTGCTGATGGTCTCGGATGAGGTGGTGGTCTTCGATAACCTCAGCGGGCGCCTTTATCTCATCCTGCATCTCGATCCCACCGCCGGCGATACCCTCGAGATCGGCGAGGCGCGCCTCCAGCAACTGGGCGCGCGCATGCATAAGTCCCTGCCCGAGCTGCCGGCAGTCAGGCCGCGCGCGATTGATGAATCGCATTTCGTTTCGGGGTTCACCGAGGCGGGGTTCAAGGGGGCAGTCGAGCGGATCAAGAACTACATCTTAGCGGGCGACTGCATGCAGGTGGTTCTCTCGCAGCGCCTCTCGATCCCCTTTGCGGCGCCGCCCTTGGATCTCTACCGGGCGCTGCGGGGCATGAATCCCTCGCCCTATATGTATTTCCTGGATCTAGCCAATTTTCAGATCGTCGGGTCATCCCCCGAGATCCTGGTACGTCTCGAGGACGGTTTAATCACAGTGCGACCCATCGCCGGCACCCGCCGGCGCGGACACACCGAGGAGGAGGATCGGGCCCTGGAGTCCGAGCTGTTATCCGACCCCAAGGAGATCGCCGAACATCTGATGCTGATCGACCTCGGGCGCAACGACATCGGGCGGGTCGCCGAGATCGGGAGCGTTCAGGTCACCGACCGGATGATCGTTGAGCGTTATTCGCATGTGATGCATATCGTCTCGAACGTCGTAGGGCAGCTCAAGGAGGGTCTGAGCGCGATCGATGTTCTGCGCGCCACCTTCCCCGCCGGCACCGTCTCGGGCGCTCCCAAGATCCGCGCCATGGAGATCATCGACGAGCTCGAACCGGTCAAGCGGGGGATCTATTCGGGCGCTGTGGGGTATCTCGCCTGGAACGGCAATATGGACACCGCCATTGCCATCCGTACCGCAGTGATTCGCCAGGGGCAGCTCCATATCCAGGCGGGGGCAGGTATCGTCGCCGACTCGATCCCCGAGCTCGAATGGAAGGAGACCATGAACAAGGGCCGCGCCATCTTTCGCGCTGTCGCCGCCGCCGAGATGGGTGTCGAGCGCTATGGCTGTGGTCTCAAGCGGGCGTAG
- a CDS encoding glycosyltransferase family 2 protein has protein sequence MNRLADLIIPLLIAALTVSAWWILNRPKEEPPWPTRIQGFAFSPMRSGQNPTLRRYPTLEEIDADLALLEGRAHAVRSYSVDGPLAEIPRLAAQHRLNVTLGAWIGPERKANDSELARLLQVLARGYRNVVRVMVGNEAILRRDVRVDELINYLERIRRLTQIPVSTAEPWHVWLKHPELVEHVDFITLHLLPYWEGIPFEQAVDYAINRYNQVKTAYPDKPIIIGEVGWPSNGRRNRGAEPSLANQTRFLRRFLAIAESEGYVYYLMEAFDQPWKVKTEGAAGTYWGVYDVNRRPKFVFTEPVVRIPQWRELAGLSVVIGVLLLTLLYRDSETLSKSGKGFLALITYAISTAAVLIVYDYTRQYMTPATTLVGVLLLFGGVGVLVLLMAEAHEWAEALWLRRWRRPFPLRLVPDEALPFVSIHLPAYNEPPEMLKETLDGLASLDYPAFEVLVIDNNTQDPAVWEPVRDYCARLGPRFRFFHVVPLSGYKAGALNFALRHTDPDAKVVAVIDADYIVRPQWLRHLAPAFADPKIAIVQAPQDYRDGGQSAFKAMCLAEYRGFFHIGMITRNERNAIIQHGTMTMIRRQVLESLGGWAEWCITEDAELGLRVFAAGYQALYIPCTYGQGLMPDTFADFCKQRYRWAYGAVRILIQHRHAILGLRKSRLTLGQRYHFIVGWLSWFADSFNLLFNLLALGWSVAMALAPKTVSPPYLSVALVPLVLFGFKLIKTLVLYRRRVTASLRQSIAAGLAGLALSHTIARAILAGLFTQRLGFFRTPKLAQASALIRALMDVREEALLVCAFMLAAYAVMQREDAFMLDVQVWTLVLLAQSIPYLASVLVSLISAWTHLPAVLVGPMSEMACGEATTAKQPVLRQGL, from the coding sequence ATGAACCGCCTCGCCGATCTCATCATTCCCCTCTTGATCGCTGCGCTCACCGTTTCTGCCTGGTGGATACTCAATCGGCCCAAGGAGGAACCCCCTTGGCCGACGCGCATCCAGGGATTCGCCTTCTCGCCGATGCGCTCAGGTCAGAACCCAACCTTGAGACGCTATCCGACACTCGAGGAGATTGATGCGGACCTCGCCCTGCTCGAGGGGCGCGCCCATGCGGTGCGTTCATACAGCGTCGATGGCCCGCTTGCCGAGATCCCCCGCCTGGCCGCGCAACATCGACTCAATGTGACGCTCGGCGCCTGGATCGGCCCCGAGCGCAAGGCCAATGACTCCGAGCTTGCGCGTCTGCTCCAGGTACTGGCGCGCGGCTATCGCAATGTAGTGCGGGTGATGGTGGGTAATGAGGCGATCCTCAGGCGCGATGTCAGGGTCGATGAGCTGATCAATTATCTCGAACGCATCCGGCGCCTGACCCAGATCCCGGTAAGCACCGCTGAGCCCTGGCATGTCTGGCTCAAACACCCAGAGCTCGTCGAGCACGTGGACTTTATCACCCTGCACCTCCTGCCTTACTGGGAGGGGATCCCCTTCGAGCAGGCGGTGGATTATGCGATCAATCGCTACAACCAGGTCAAGACGGCCTATCCAGACAAACCTATCATCATCGGTGAGGTCGGCTGGCCGAGCAACGGGCGGCGCAACCGTGGAGCAGAACCCTCCCTTGCCAATCAGACACGTTTCCTGCGCCGCTTTTTGGCCATCGCCGAATCCGAGGGCTATGTCTATTACCTCATGGAGGCTTTCGATCAGCCCTGGAAGGTCAAGACCGAAGGCGCAGCAGGGACCTATTGGGGGGTCTATGACGTCAACCGCCGGCCCAAGTTCGTCTTCACCGAGCCTGTGGTGCGCATCCCACAATGGCGCGAGCTCGCGGGCCTGTCGGTGGTTATAGGGGTGTTGCTTTTGACCCTGCTCTATCGCGATAGCGAGACCCTATCCAAGAGCGGCAAGGGGTTCTTGGCCCTGATCACCTATGCCATCTCGACCGCCGCCGTCTTGATCGTCTATGACTACACGCGCCAATACATGACTCCGGCCACGACCCTGGTCGGGGTCTTGCTCCTGTTCGGCGGAGTAGGGGTGCTGGTCCTCCTCATGGCCGAGGCGCATGAATGGGCCGAGGCCCTGTGGCTGCGCCGCTGGCGCCGGCCCTTTCCCCTGCGCCTGGTGCCAGATGAGGCACTGCCTTTCGTCTCCATCCATCTCCCCGCCTATAACGAGCCGCCCGAGATGCTGAAAGAGACCCTGGATGGGCTCGCCTCGCTCGACTATCCGGCTTTCGAGGTCCTGGTGATCGATAACAACACCCAAGACCCCGCGGTATGGGAGCCGGTTAGGGACTATTGCGCGCGTCTTGGGCCGCGCTTTCGGTTCTTTCATGTCGTGCCCCTGTCCGGTTACAAGGCGGGGGCGCTCAACTTTGCCCTGCGTCACACCGACCCAGACGCCAAGGTCGTGGCCGTGATCGATGCCGACTATATCGTCCGCCCGCAGTGGCTGCGACACCTGGCACCTGCTTTCGCCGATCCCAAGATCGCCATCGTCCAGGCCCCCCAGGACTATCGCGATGGTGGACAGAGCGCCTTCAAGGCCATGTGTCTGGCCGAATATCGTGGATTCTTCCATATCGGGATGATCACCCGTAACGAGCGCAATGCCATCATCCAACACGGGACCATGACCATGATCCGCCGCCAGGTCCTGGAGTCGCTCGGCGGTTGGGCCGAGTGGTGTATCACCGAGGATGCAGAGCTGGGACTCAGGGTCTTTGCCGCCGGCTACCAGGCGCTCTATATCCCCTGCACCTATGGTCAGGGGTTGATGCCGGATACCTTTGCCGATTTCTGCAAACAGCGTTATCGTTGGGCCTATGGCGCGGTGCGCATCCTCATCCAGCACCGCCACGCCATCTTGGGTCTGCGCAAGAGCCGCCTGACCCTCGGTCAGCGCTATCATTTCATCGTCGGCTGGCTGTCCTGGTTTGCCGACAGCTTTAATCTCTTATTCAACCTGCTGGCCCTCGGTTGGTCGGTGGCCATGGCCCTTGCCCCCAAGACCGTGTCCCCCCCTTATCTCAGCGTTGCCCTCGTCCCCTTGGTGTTATTCGGCTTTAAGCTGATCAAGACCCTGGTGCTCTACCGGCGTCGCGTCACTGCCAGCTTGCGCCAAAGCATCGCTGCGGGTCTTGCGGGCCTTGCCCTCTCCCATACCATCGCTCGCGCCATCCTCGCCGGCCTGTTCACTCAGCGCCTCGGGTTCTTTCGCACGCCCAAGCTCGCCCAGGCGTCGGCGCTGATCCGCGCCCTGATGGATGTGCGTGAGGAGGCACTTTTGGTCTGCGCCTTTATGCTTGCCGCCTATGCGGTCATGCAGCGCGAGGACGCCTTTATGCTCGATGTGCAAGTCTGGACCTTGGTGCTTCTCGCGCAATCGATCCCCTATCTCGCCAGCGTCTTGGTCTCGCTGATCAGCGCCTGGACGCACCTGCCAGCAGTGCTTGTTGGCCCTATGTCTGAGATGGCATGCGGCGAGGCAACAACCGCCAAACAGCCGGTATTGCGTCAGGGTCTCTGA
- a CDS encoding ABC transporter permease produces the protein MLAQVLSRLLVVLAVNTIVYALADGLLAVPMQGAYWVLGLVYTASALCLIILGLIVAARLRNEELADGLLNLISWPMLLFSGVWFSLEGANPIAQGFAQLLPLTHLVNAARAVMLDGAGFIEVWP, from the coding sequence TTGCTGGCCCAGGTCCTGTCGCGCCTGTTGGTGGTGCTCGCCGTCAATACCATCGTCTATGCCCTCGCCGATGGGTTGCTCGCCGTCCCGATGCAAGGCGCCTATTGGGTGCTCGGGCTGGTCTATACAGCGAGTGCGCTCTGTCTGATCATCCTAGGGCTCATCGTCGCCGCAAGGCTGCGCAACGAGGAGCTTGCCGATGGGCTTTTAAACCTGATCTCTTGGCCGATGCTTCTCTTTTCAGGGGTGTGGTTCTCCCTAGAGGGCGCCAATCCCATCGCTCAGGGGTTCGCCCAGCTTTTGCCATTGACTCATCTGGTCAATGCGGCGCGGGCGGTGATGCTCGATGGGGCAGGATTTATCGAGGTTTGGCCCTAG
- a CDS encoding hemerythrin domain-containing protein: MCFLSRINQLAAAQLIGNRSIIGEVLDELLDYAQGHFQHEEEFMRRTGFVAYERHYGIHQRFEGWLSQVHWQYLKGLRQDLSEELLKYLNGWLITHILDEDLACRLEGART, encoded by the coding sequence ATGTGTTTCTTATCAAGAATCAACCAGCTCGCTGCCGCCCAGCTGATCGGCAATCGCAGCATCATCGGCGAGGTGCTCGATGAACTCCTCGACTATGCCCAGGGTCATTTCCAGCACGAGGAGGAGTTTATGCGGCGCACGGGCTTTGTCGCCTATGAGAGACATTATGGGATCCATCAACGATTTGAGGGCTGGCTCAGTCAGGTACATTGGCAATATCTCAAGGGATTGCGCCAAGACCTTTCTGAAGAATTACTGAAATACCTCAATGGCTGGCTAATCACACATATCCTCGACGAGGATCTGGCCTGTCGCCTAGAGGGGGCCAGGACCTAG
- the rpe gene encoding ribulose-phosphate 3-epimerase, with amino-acid sequence MLPDLIAPSILSANFAKLGEEVANVLAAGADIVHFDVMDNHYVPNLTIGPLVCEALRKHGVTAPIDVHLMVKPVDRIIPDFAKAGATYITFHPEASEHIDRTLQLIRDSGCKAGLVFNPATPLVYLDYVLDKLDMILLMSVNPGFGGQSFIPSALDKLREVREIIDDSGLEIRLEIDGGVKVENIAEIKAAGADTFVSGSGIFGFGRDSDPHCYDTIIAEMRRALASVER; translated from the coding sequence ATGCTCCCCGATCTCATCGCCCCCTCGATCCTGTCGGCAAACTTCGCCAAACTCGGCGAGGAGGTGGCCAATGTCCTGGCTGCCGGCGCCGACATCGTCCATTTCGATGTCATGGACAATCACTATGTCCCGAATCTGACCATCGGTCCTTTAGTCTGCGAGGCGCTGCGCAAGCATGGGGTAACGGCGCCCATCGATGTGCATCTGATGGTCAAGCCGGTGGATCGCATCATCCCTGACTTCGCCAAGGCGGGCGCGACCTATATCACCTTCCACCCCGAGGCGAGCGAGCATATCGACCGCACCCTGCAGTTGATCCGGGACTCGGGCTGCAAGGCGGGGCTGGTGTTCAATCCTGCCACCCCCTTGGTCTATCTGGACTATGTGCTCGACAAGCTGGACATGATCCTCCTGATGTCGGTGAACCCCGGCTTCGGCGGTCAGAGTTTTATCCCCTCGGCGCTCGACAAGCTGCGCGAGGTGCGCGAGATCATCGATGACTCCGGGCTTGAGATCCGCCTGGAGATCGACGGCGGGGTCAAGGTCGAGAACATCGCCGAGATCAAGGCGGCGGGGGCCGATACCTTTGTCTCGGGCTCTGGGATCTTCGGTTTTGGGCGCGATTCGGATCCGCATTGCTACGACACCATCATCGCCGAGATGCGCCGGGCGCTGGCCAGCGTCGAGCGCTAG
- a CDS encoding SfiI family type II restriction endonuclease: MEKRPGQLRSDDIEDIERTSLRSLWLAARDFSVDAWEYFRQSQDDPKDIAEDITREMLDRFSGFQIQQRIFGNVDYRKARYVIHPGLAVRQALFVDSKAEKSRNSATLQMSQTSLAVRQHRGGAPTDIQGAIPQITTYAGFEYLTTTLLAHYHYAAASGNDSKDRPPYRLLALTLVAVPNGLLQERYNPDQSDTIWIAGRNAPSLGESFRVRLSFNRLAQKARWRVQTFVFDEDGKTTDEWSEA; the protein is encoded by the coding sequence TTGGAAAAACGTCCTGGACAACTGCGCTCTGATGATATCGAGGACATCGAGCGCACTAGTTTGCGTAGCCTGTGGCTGGCGGCGCGTGACTTTTCTGTCGACGCATGGGAGTATTTTCGCCAAAGTCAGGACGACCCCAAGGACATCGCAGAGGACATCACGCGTGAAATGCTGGATCGTTTTAGTGGGTTCCAGATACAGCAGCGCATTTTCGGCAACGTCGATTACCGCAAGGCGCGGTATGTGATCCACCCAGGCCTCGCTGTGCGTCAAGCGCTATTTGTGGACAGCAAGGCGGAAAAGTCGCGCAACAGCGCTACGTTACAGATGTCGCAGACATCCTTGGCGGTGCGCCAGCACCGTGGCGGCGCGCCTACAGATATTCAAGGCGCAATACCGCAAATTACGACTTACGCTGGGTTTGAGTACCTAACCACAACACTGTTGGCGCATTACCACTACGCCGCCGCGAGCGGCAATGACAGCAAGGACAGACCACCCTACCGCTTGCTGGCGCTAACCCTTGTCGCCGTGCCCAATGGTCTGCTGCAGGAGAGATACAACCCAGATCAGTCAGACACAATCTGGATCGCTGGGCGCAATGCGCCGTCGCTTGGAGAAAGTTTCCGCGTCAGACTCTCGTTCAACAGGCTTGCTCAAAAAGCGCGTTGGCGCGTGCAGACGTTCGTGTTCGACGAGGATGGCAAGACGACAGATGAATGGAGCGAAGCATGA
- the rimI gene encoding ribosomal protein S18-alanine N-acetyltransferase — protein sequence MSLSTKTLSLRLRPMTEADLECVLAVEEAAYAFPWSRQIFSDCLKVDYSCWVGELSAAIVAHAVMGIAVGECQIFNLCVHPQWQGRGIGRSLLHHLLQVARQHGAKTAFLEVRVSNSIALALYRSEGFCEMALRRGYYPAAQGREDAMVMALELTGSPSVPSLLTEEEGGKGQTYP from the coding sequence ATGAGCCTATCGACCAAGACCCTGAGTTTGCGCCTGCGCCCGATGACCGAGGCTGACCTGGAGTGCGTGCTTGCGGTGGAAGAGGCGGCCTATGCCTTCCCCTGGAGCCGGCAGATCTTCAGCGATTGTCTAAAGGTCGATTATAGCTGTTGGGTCGGTGAGCTATCGGCGGCGATCGTTGCCCATGCGGTGATGGGGATCGCCGTCGGTGAGTGTCAGATCTTCAACCTTTGTGTCCATCCCCAGTGGCAGGGGCGGGGGATCGGACGTTCGCTGCTGCATCATCTTCTTCAGGTTGCACGTCAGCACGGTGCCAAGACCGCATTCCTCGAGGTGCGGGTCTCAAACAGCATCGCGCTCGCCCTCTATCGCTCAGAGGGGTTCTGCGAGATGGCTTTAAGGCGGGGCTATTATCCGGCAGCCCAAGGGCGTGAGGATGCCATGGTGATGGCGTTAGAACTCACGGGCTCTCCCTCAGTCCCTTCCCTTCTCACCGAGGAAGAGGGGGGCAAAGGGCAAACATACCCTTAG
- a CDS encoding transposase, with protein MGAKGPKGSRTRSGRSYAPAIKTPEIRITHRREGLSVISTLTNRGKVRRKAFAGAMNADILIDFMKRLVKDARGKKIFLILDNLRVHHTKPVKAWLAACANQIEASSLPPYSPALNPNEMLKAIITAQAPSRTKGDLKKATVSHLRRLLNSPQRIMRYFQHPKLHDAA; from the coding sequence ATGGGCGCGAAGGGGCCCAAGGGCTCAAGGACGAGAAGCGGGCGCTCTTATGCGCCGGCGATCAAGACGCCCGAGATTCGCATCACGCACCGTCGCGAAGGCCTGTCGGTGATCTCGACGCTGACCAACCGCGGCAAGGTGCGTCGGAAGGCGTTCGCGGGGGCGATGAACGCCGACATCCTGATCGACTTCATGAAGCGGCTCGTCAAGGACGCCAGGGGCAAGAAGATCTTCCTCATCCTCGACAACCTGCGCGTGCATCACACCAAGCCGGTCAAGGCCTGGCTGGCTGCATGCGCCAATCAAATCGAGGCCTCCTCCCTCCCCCCCTACAGCCCGGCACTGAACCCCAACGAGATGCTCAAGGCCATCATCACCGCGCAGGCGCCCTCCCGCACCAAGGGCGATCTGAAGAAGGCGACCGTCAGCCACCTGCGCCGCCTTCTCAATTCTCCCCAACGCATCATGCGCTACTTCCAGCATCCCAAGCTCCATGATGCCGCGTAA
- a CDS encoding septal ring lytic transglycosylase RlpA family protein, with the protein MKKALLTAGLLTGIMPLVTNSAEISESGHVQQGIASVYHDKFHGRRTASGQPYNKNQLSAAHKTLPLGSRIQVTDTKTGRSVVVRINDRGPFVRGRILDLSKQAARELGIVERGTARVAVKVLTMRDKDG; encoded by the coding sequence ATGAAGAAGGCGCTTTTGACTGCTGGATTGCTGACCGGCATCATGCCACTGGTCACTAATAGCGCAGAAATAAGCGAATCTGGTCATGTCCAACAGGGCATCGCCTCGGTCTATCACGACAAGTTCCACGGGCGCCGCACCGCAAGCGGTCAGCCATACAACAAAAACCAACTCAGTGCCGCACACAAAACATTACCGCTCGGCAGCCGGATCCAGGTCACGGACACCAAGACAGGGCGCAGCGTCGTTGTGCGGATCAATGACCGCGGCCCTTTTGTGAGAGGTCGCATCCTCGACCTCTCCAAACAGGCTGCTCGTGAACTTGGCATCGTTGAACGCGGTACCGCCCGGGTCGCCGTTAAGGTCTTGACCATGCGCGACAAGGACGGCTGA
- a CDS encoding glycosyltransferase family 39 protein, translated as MDLSHSSKPLLRPLSLGAAAVLGVWLLWSRLTGLDQLLVWHDEVFSVARVLGYAVAEIQTTLFSGKPLTPEEVLSLQHPSPDHGWRESLAAFAEHPEHALLYYLLGRLAVALPVAPILSLRGLAACFGVLLIPAVYALMRALFGRGPLPWIAAALVACSPLHLLYAQEARQYSLWLLLLTLSCLALVRALHHNRLWDWSLYALSALAGLYSHLLFAVLIVVQGVWVLSMSWSGGGLRDGRLITFIVAVAVASTAFLPWVGVLILNQEQVRSFTDWMQRPIGINEIACAWADHLAAAFVDLKPSPEPLWWWILLPLGWMAWRFRHSAPRPAAWLILGLALAHVALVLGPDLLCGGSRSQHVRYALPSMLALELMIAWWIGQALQSGDFQVRRWGAIALVGLLGLGMVSQVRIKQAEGWSNKHFSAQNAALAQILNAGERPLVLASIHGVSAGELIALSYHLASQVRLWGEPPAGAQLPSLAGHWPVVVLTPSEHLRLALSTYRLRPLVGTWQWQIVESRLNDAPLPPLPSRARP; from the coding sequence ATGGACCTGTCTCACTCCTCTAAGCCGCTGCTGAGACCTCTCAGCCTGGGCGCAGCCGCGGTGCTTGGGGTGTGGCTGCTGTGGTCGCGTCTGACCGGCCTCGACCAGCTGCTCGTCTGGCACGACGAGGTCTTCAGCGTCGCGCGGGTCCTGGGCTATGCGGTCGCCGAGATCCAAACAACCCTGTTTTCTGGCAAGCCCTTAACGCCCGAAGAGGTCCTAAGCCTCCAGCACCCCTCACCGGATCACGGCTGGCGTGAGTCGCTCGCTGCATTTGCCGAACACCCCGAACACGCGCTCCTATATTATCTCCTGGGCAGGCTGGCGGTCGCTCTGCCCGTCGCACCCATCCTATCCCTGCGCGGGCTTGCCGCCTGTTTCGGGGTGCTCCTGATCCCTGCGGTCTATGCCCTGATGCGGGCCCTCTTTGGCCGCGGTCCCCTCCCCTGGATCGCCGCGGCGCTCGTGGCCTGTTCGCCCCTGCATCTGCTCTATGCCCAGGAGGCGCGCCAATACAGCCTGTGGCTGTTGTTGTTGACGCTCTCATGTCTGGCACTGGTCAGGGCTTTGCACCACAACCGACTCTGGGATTGGTCACTCTATGCCCTGAGCGCGCTCGCTGGGCTCTATAGCCATCTGCTCTTTGCCGTCCTGATCGTTGTCCAAGGGGTCTGGGTGCTCAGCATGAGCTGGTCAGGGGGTGGGTTAAGGGATGGGCGGCTCATCACCTTTATTGTGGCCGTTGCTGTAGCCTCCACCGCCTTTTTGCCCTGGGTTGGGGTACTGATCCTCAACCAGGAGCAGGTTCGCTCCTTTACCGATTGGATGCAGCGGCCGATTGGTATAAATGAGATCGCTTGCGCTTGGGCCGATCATCTCGCTGCGGCCTTTGTGGACCTGAAGCCCAGCCCAGAGCCGCTCTGGTGGTGGATATTGCTGCCGCTCGGCTGGATGGCCTGGCGGTTTAGGCACAGCGCGCCCAGACCTGCGGCCTGGTTGATCCTGGGGCTTGCCCTGGCGCATGTTGCTCTGGTCTTGGGCCCAGATCTTTTATGCGGCGGCAGCCGCTCGCAACATGTGCGCTATGCCTTGCCGTCCATGCTCGCCCTCGAGCTCATGATCGCCTGGTGGATCGGGCAGGCGTTGCAGTCTGGAGATTTCCAGGTGCGGCGCTGGGGGGCGATCGCCCTGGTCGGTCTGCTGGGTTTGGGGATGGTCTCTCAGGTCCGCATCAAACAGGCCGAGGGCTGGTCGAACAAGCACTTCAGCGCCCAAAACGCTGCCCTCGCCCAGATCCTCAATGCCGGCGAACGCCCTTTGGTCTTGGCCAGCATCCATGGGGTCAGCGCCGGCGAACTCATCGCCCTGAGCTATCATCTCGCCTCCCAGGTCCGGCTCTGGGGCGAGCCGCCCGCCGGCGCCCAGCTGCCATCGCTGGCAGGTCATTGGCCTGTGGTCGTCCTGACCCCTTCGGAACACCTGCGCCTTGCCCTCAGCACCTATCGGCTGCGTCCTCTCGTCGGCACCTGGCAATGGCAGATCGTCGAATCGCGGTTGAACGATGCGCCGCTGCCCCCTTTGCCCTCCAGAGCTCGTCCATGA